The Anolis carolinensis isolate JA03-04 chromosome 2, rAnoCar3.1.pri, whole genome shotgun sequence genome has a window encoding:
- the prkaa1 gene encoding 5'-AMP-activated protein kinase catalytic subunit alpha-1, with protein MAAADKQKHEHGRVKIGHYILGDTLGVGTFGKVKVGKHELTGHKVAVKILNRQKIRSLDVVGKIRREIQNLKLFRHPHIIKLYQVISTPSDIFMVMEYVSGGELFDYICKNGRLDEKESRRLFQQILSGVDYCHRHMVVHRDLKPENVLLDAHMNAKIADFGLSNMMSDGEFLRTSCGSPNYAAPEVISGRLYAGPEVDIWSSGVILYALLCGTLPFDDDHVPTLFKKICDGIFYTPQYLNPAVISLLKHMLQVDPMKRATIRDIREHDWFKLDLPKYLFPEDPSYSSTMIDDEALKEVCEKFECTEEEVLGCLYNRNHQDPLAVAYHLIIDNRRIMNEAKDFYLATSPPDSFLDDHFSRPHPERVPFLVAELPRQRHTLDELNPQKSKHQGVRRAKWHLGIRSQSRPNDIMAEVCRAIKQLDYEWKVVNPYYLRVRRKNPVTGTYSKMSLQLYQVDSRTYLLDFRSIDDEINEVKSGTATPQRSGSVTNYKSCQKDSDTDAQGRSSDMSLTSSVTSSLDSSSAELTPRSGSHTIEFFEMCANLIKILAQ; from the exons TTGGCAAGCATGAGCTGACTGGGCACAAAGTAGCGGTTAAGATCTTGAACAGACAGAAGATTCGCAGTCTTGACGTCGTGGGTAAAATCCGCAGAGAAATTCAGAATCTGAAGCTTTTTCGGCATCCACACATAATTAAGCT GTACCAGGTTATCAGCACACCCTCTGACATTTTCATGGTTATGGAATATGTTTCAGGAGGTGAATTGTTTGATTACATCTGTAAAAATGGAAGG CTTGACGAAAAGGAGAGTAGACGCCTCTTCCAGCAAATCCTTTCAGGTGTGGATTATTGCCATAGGCACATGGTAGTTCACAGAGACTTGAAACCTGAAAATGTACTACTCGATGCACACATGAATGCCAAGATTGCTGATTTTG GCCTTTCAAATATGATGTCAGATGGAGAATTTTTGAGAACAAGCTGTGGCTCTCCTAATTATGCTGCTCCAGAAGTAATTTCCGGAAG ATTATATGCAGGCCCAGAAGTGGATATCTGGAGCAGTGGAGTTATTCTTTATGCTCTGTTATGTGGGACCCTTCCGTTTGACGATGATCATGTGCCAACACTTTTTAAGAAAATATGTGATGGTATATTTTATACTCCTCAGTACCTGAATCCAGCAGTAATTAGCCTTTTGAAACACATGCTGCAGGTGGATCCTATGAAGAGAGCTACAATAAGAGATATAAG GGAACATGACTGGTTCAAGCTCGACCTCCCCAAGTACCTCTTTCCTGAAGACCCATCGTACAGTTCAACCATGATTGATGATGAAGCCTTAAAAGAGGTCTGTGAGAAGTTTGAATGCACAGAGGAGGAAGTACTTGGCTGCTTGTATAATCGAAATCATCAGGATCCTTTAGCCGTTGCCTACCACTTGATTATAGATAACAGGAGAATAATGAATGAAGCTAAAGACTTTTACTTGGCAACAAGCCCACCAGATTCCTTTCTTGACGATCACTTCTCCCGCCCCCACCCCGAAAGAGTGCCATTTTTAGTTGCTGAATTACCAAGGCAGCGGCATACGCTTGATGAGCTAAACCCACAGAAGTCCAAACACCAAGGAGTCAGAAGAGCAAAGTGGCATTTGGGAATTCGGAGTCAGAGTCGACCAAATGACATAATGGCAGAAGTTTGTCGAGCAATCAAACAGTTGGATTATGAATGGAAG GTTGTAAATCCATACTATTTGCGTGTTCGAAGGAAGAATCCAGTGACTGGCACTTATTCCAAAATGAGTCTACAGTTATACCAGGTGGACAGTAGAACTTATCTATTGGATTTCCGTAGCATTGATG ATGAAATTAATGAAGTCAAATCTGGGACTGCCACTCCCCAGAGGTCAGGCTCTGTGACAAACTACAAATCTTGTCAGAAAGATTCGGACACTGATGCTCAAGGAAGATCCTCTGATATGTCTCTTACCTCCTCTGTGACCTCTTCCCTCGACTCATCTTCAGCTGAGTTGACCCCAAGATCAGGGAGCCACACAATAGAATTTTTTGAAATGTGTGCGAATCTTATTAAAATACTTGCGCAATGA